The DNA segment CGAAGGTATGCCCTTCGCCTTCCGCGCGCAGCTTGCCGGTGAACTCGCCCACGGCCTTGTCGTGCGCGGTCTTGCCCTGCTGGGAGCCGTTCTGGGCGCCGGAGCCGTCCTGGCCCGTGAAGCGCTGATTCTGCTGGCGGGCGTCCCTGGCCGCCACGGCAGGGTCCACCTGGGGCGCGTTGGCGCCGGTGGCCTTGCCTGATCCGTTTTGGGCGTCCTTGCCCACCTGGGCGTGGTCCTGGGGGTCCTTCAGGAGCGAAGACGGCTTCACCTGGGAGGACTCGACCTGGCCGTCCGTGGCCTGCCTGGCGATTTCGAGCTGCTGGCGGGCCTTTTCCATGGCCGGGTGCAGCGCGTCGCGGACCGACTGCAGGGCGTCCTTGCTCTGGGTCAGCTGGCCGGAAAGTTCTTCCTTCACGGAAAGAAACGCCTGGCGCATGCCCTCAGGAGTCAGCTGCACCTTTTCAGAGGAGCCGAACTTGGCCATCAGGCGCTGGCTGGCGCTGTCGGAGAGCTTCAGGGCCTTGGCCAGGGCTCCCATCTCCTCCTTGGACAGGGAGAGCGTCTGGTCCGCGCCCAGCTCCTTGAGCTTGGCGGAAACGGCGGCGAAGGCCTTTGCGGGCTGACCGCTGGCAAGACCCGCCGTGAGTTCTTCGGCCTGCTTGGGGTCGAACCCGATGCGCGTGAGCAGCGAGGAGATCGCGGCCTTGTCCTCTTCGGTGAGCTCGGCGGGCTTGCTGATCTTTTCCAGGGTCGCCTCGCGCACCGAGTGCATGAGCTGGCCCCAGGTCATGCCTTCGGGGCTCTGGACCTTCTTGTCCAGCTCTTCGAGCTTCTCCTTGGAGACGCCTGCCTGCTCGAGCTTATCGCGCACCCCGGCATAATCTTCCCTGCTCATCTTGACGTTGCGCAGGGAATCGTCGGCGTGGCTTGCGGGCATGGAGGGCTCTTCCAGCCGGGCCGACGAGGCGGACACCGTGGAGGAACTCGGGGCGATCTGCAACGGGTCGGCATAGGCTGGAGCAAGCGCCGGCAAGGACGCGGAGGTCGTTGCGCTGTACTTGAGCAGGTCAGCGAAAAGGTCGCCGCCCTTGCTCGAAGAGAAGCTGCTCTGGAAACTGTCCAGGATATTGAATCCGGCAGTGGATTTCTGACTGGGAAGGATCTGCATCTTTTTCCTCCTGACGGCCCCTGTTCTTCAAGAGTCGTTCCAGGACGAAAGCATGCATTATCGAGCAGTTGGCATAATCAGGCGGCAGGCAGCTTTTTCCTCCCGCCAGATGGGGAGGATGAGAGGGCGCGGATCAGGCCGTAAGGGTGCGTACGCGCTCGATCATGCCCAGGCCCTCGGCAAAGGCCTCGCGGGAGAAGTCCGCGTTTTCAAAGGACATATGGATGTAGCCTGCCAGGGGACGAAGCATGGGCGGAGCGCCGGTCCAGAACTCCTCGCCCGGCGCGGCGCAGGACACCAGGCATTCGCGCACCCTCCGCGCCAGCTCCAATAGCGCCCGGTTGAAGGCCGCCGCAAGACGTGGGTGCTCCGCGGCCAGCCGCGTCCAGGTGCTGCGTGGCCGGGTCTCGTCCCAGAGCCCGAAGAAGGCCCCGAACACGCCGCGCCACCACTCGCCCAGGTAGTCCGAGGCGCGCGTGGCCGCGCGTCCCACCGGGACCAGATCGTAGAAACCCTCCGGGGTGCGCCCGGTGCGGTACAGACGCATGCCCGGCGGTGCGGCGAAACGCCGGGAGCCGCCTGGGCGGGCCAGACGCCAGGCCAGATAGGCCACCTGGGCCGGGTCGAAGCGGTCGCGGCAGTGGGGGCGGTCGAAGCGGCAGTGCCAGCAGTCCAGGCAGGACATGCTGGCCCGAAGCACGTGGTGTCCGGGCTGGAACGGCCCGGTCTCCCAGGGGTTCACCGGCCCCATGGACAGGTTGAGGGTCTGGAGGCCAGACCACGCGGCCAGATGCATGGGGCCGGTGTCCGGCGTGACCAGAAGCGAGAGCGTCTGTCCCACGGCCATGAATTCGCGAAGGCTTAAGGTGCCGCAGGTGTCCAGGAGCCTTCCGCCGTGCAGGCGGCGCACCTCCTCGCCAAGCGGAACCTCGGCGGGTCCGCCCATGAGCACCACGGTCATGCCCCGGCGCTCCAGTTCCTTGGCCAGGGCCGCCCAGAACGGCGGGTCCGGGCGCTTCTCCACCTGGCTGGCCCCCAGGAAAAGCCCCACGGCCTGGTTGGTGGAGGGCAGGATGCGCGGCGTGTCGAAATGGGTGGCCGAAAAGCAGCCATTGTCCACGCAGTCCAGGGCGTTCAGCTCCGCCCAGTGGAAACGGTTGTGCCGGTTGTTGCCGGTGAGCGCGGCCCGGTACAGCTGCCAGCGCCCGCTGACATGCAGGCCCTGGGGGTCCTTCAGCGGGCCGAACTTCAAGCGCGCAGAGAGTTTCCCGGCAAGCTCTGCGGCCTCAGGCCGGTGGCTCAGGTTCACGATGATGGAGTATTCCCGCGCGGAGAGCTCCTTGATGGCTGTCCAGGGCAGATAGGTGACCTTCGGGGAGACGTGGAGCAACTCCTCGTAAAAATGAGGCTCGGCCACCACCCAGATGGGGCGCTCCGGCGCGGTGCGCGCAGCCCAGAGGAACAGCGGGAAGGAGAGGATGATGTCTCCCATGCGCTGCATCTGGAGTATGAGGGCAGGATTGTTGGTCATGTTGGAGGCGCTTCGCGTTCAGGCCTTGTAGTGTCTTCGCGGGGGAAAAAACAAGGGAGCAGATGCCCGGACGGCCCCTCACTGCGGCGCAACAGCGCGCCATTTGGCCAGGGCGTCCTCCCAGGCGGCGCGGTCGGCCACGGAAGCCGCCCGGCGGAAGGTGTCCTGGTCGAATTTCTGGTGGAGCTTGTACTGGTTGGCCCAGCCCACGCCATACTGCGCCTGCCCCTCCCCGCCCTGGCTGCCTGTGGACTTGAAATGTCCCACGGCCAGATGCCCCTGGTAGACGGGCGTGCGGCCCGAGAGCAGCAGCCGGATGTCGTGGTCCAGGTCGTCGTACTGGGAGGGGGAATAGCGCAGGTCGAAACCGCCCTGCCCTGCCAGCGTCCGCGTGCGGAACATGTGGCAGCAGCCCGTGACCGTGGCGCAGGGGCGCACGTAGGCGAACTGCCCCCGGTCCAGGGTCTGGTGATGGCAGGAGCTCAGGCTGAAGCGCCGCCCTTCCCCGGCGTCGCGAGCCCCTATCGATCCGAACGCGGCGTCCAGGAACACGTCGGCGGACTGCACGTGCGCCGGGCGCGAAAAATCGCGCACCCGCGCCCCCCAGACTCCCGCCAGGGGATACAGGCCTGCCGCCGCTCCCAGCAGCCCCAGCCAGTCCGGCGGCAGGGACACGTCGTCGTCCAGGAACACCGTCCACTGCGACTGTTTCACCACCGGAAGCGACATAAGCCAGTTGCGCGCGGCAGGAGCGCCCACGTTCACGGGCAGGCTCACTGTCGAGAAGCGTTCCGGCCCGAGCTTGCCGCCCCAGGAGTCCAGCACTTGCGCGGTGTCGTCCGTGCTGCCGTTGTCCAGCACGATGATGTGCGCCTGCCCCAACTCGCTGGCCGCGAGGCTCTCCAGGGTGAGGCCGATGTCTCGGGCCTTGTTCCAGGTGTAGAGCAGGACCACGGTCTCGCCCTCGGGCAGCGAGCGCAGGCCGGGACCGGCGAAGAGAAGATCGTAGAGCGCCAGCAGGGCGTGCACCTGCCAGGGCTCGCGCGTGAGCCCTGCGCGCAGCCAGGACTCGGCCTCGGCGCGCTGGCCCAGGGCAACGCAGGCCAGGCCCAGGCGCGCCGTAAGGCCAGGGCATTCCCAGAGGCGGACGCAGCGGGCGTAGTTGGCCAGGGCCGCCTCGGGCGCGCCGCGCATCATGGCCGCGTCGCCGCCCAGCAGCCGGGCCAGGGGCTCTGGCAGGCGGGCGATGACCGCCCCTGCGGCGTCCCAGTCTTCGGCGTCCAGGGCATGGGTGAGCGAGAGGCGCTCCCAGAAGAGGTTGCCCGGATCGGCTTCCAGCTGCCGTTCGAGATAATGGGCTATCTTTACGGCCTCGCGGCGCTGGGCCAGGCGTTGGTAGTAGCCCAGATCACCCGGGTTGACCGGAGGGCGGGAATTTTCTGCCACGAAGGCGGCCACCCCCCGCACGGAGGCAGGGATATCCGGCAGGGACGCGGCTTCCCCGGCCAACACCGCGTCCAGGGGCGACTGCGCCCAGGCCGCCAGCAGAAGTTCGCCCGACAGGCGCGCACGCCCGGCCTGCGCGGCCAGACGCGCGCAACCGCGCAGATGGCCCGCCCCCTCGGTTCCGTGAACCAGGGCGGTGCGCAGGGTTTCGGGAAGTTCCTCCAGCAGCCAGGGCATGGGGAGTCGCTCAGGCCTTGCCGCTTTTTTCCAGGTGGGTCAGGCCGCGCTCCACCAGATACTCGGTCAGGCCCTGGTCGATACCGGTGGTGTGGCTCCTGAACCAGCCCACGATGTATTCCAAAAATTCAACCAGAT comes from the Fundidesulfovibrio putealis DSM 16056 genome and includes:
- a CDS encoding flagellar hook-length control protein FliK, translating into MQILPSQKSTAGFNILDSFQSSFSSSKGGDLFADLLKYSATTSASLPALAPAYADPLQIAPSSSTVSASSARLEEPSMPASHADDSLRNVKMSREDYAGVRDKLEQAGVSKEKLEELDKKVQSPEGMTWGQLMHSVREATLEKISKPAELTEEDKAAISSLLTRIGFDPKQAEELTAGLASGQPAKAFAAVSAKLKELGADQTLSLSKEEMGALAKALKLSDSASQRLMAKFGSSEKVQLTPEGMRQAFLSVKEELSGQLTQSKDALQSVRDALHPAMEKARQQLEIARQATDGQVESSQVKPSSLLKDPQDHAQVGKDAQNGSGKATGANAPQVDPAVAARDARQQNQRFTGQDGSGAQNGSQQGKTAHDKAVGEFTGKLRAEGEGHTFGDSRFGIGQTLGAASAAQAKGDASQVLKGQNTQVLSQVESGILRNMGQGVKQLTLELTPDNLGKLNVMLTVKGKDVQAVIRADSPEAEKVLAENLQQIKQSLENQGLTVSKMEVRPGISQDSNLGQQWAGAEKHNQSQDRRDALERLRASSLLADVAGGTGLAQGMQNTGAEVKISQGGLDIMA
- a CDS encoding glycosyltransferase family 9 protein — translated: MTNNPALILQMQRMGDIILSFPLFLWAARTAPERPIWVVAEPHFYEELLHVSPKVTYLPWTAIKELSAREYSIIVNLSHRPEAAELAGKLSARLKFGPLKDPQGLHVSGRWQLYRAALTGNNRHNRFHWAELNALDCVDNGCFSATHFDTPRILPSTNQAVGLFLGASQVEKRPDPPFWAALAKELERRGMTVVLMGGPAEVPLGEEVRRLHGGRLLDTCGTLSLREFMAVGQTLSLLVTPDTGPMHLAAWSGLQTLNLSMGPVNPWETGPFQPGHHVLRASMSCLDCWHCRFDRPHCRDRFDPAQVAYLAWRLARPGGSRRFAAPPGMRLYRTGRTPEGFYDLVPVGRAATRASDYLGEWWRGVFGAFFGLWDETRPRSTWTRLAAEHPRLAAAFNRALLELARRVRECLVSCAAPGEEFWTGAPPMLRPLAGYIHMSFENADFSREAFAEGLGMIERVRTLTA
- a CDS encoding glycosyltransferase, yielding MPWLLEELPETLRTALVHGTEGAGHLRGCARLAAQAGRARLSGELLLAAWAQSPLDAVLAGEAASLPDIPASVRGVAAFVAENSRPPVNPGDLGYYQRLAQRREAVKIAHYLERQLEADPGNLFWERLSLTHALDAEDWDAAGAVIARLPEPLARLLGGDAAMMRGAPEAALANYARCVRLWECPGLTARLGLACVALGQRAEAESWLRAGLTREPWQVHALLALYDLLFAGPGLRSLPEGETVVLLYTWNKARDIGLTLESLAASELGQAHIIVLDNGSTDDTAQVLDSWGGKLGPERFSTVSLPVNVGAPAARNWLMSLPVVKQSQWTVFLDDDVSLPPDWLGLLGAAAGLYPLAGVWGARVRDFSRPAHVQSADVFLDAAFGSIGARDAGEGRRFSLSSCHHQTLDRGQFAYVRPCATVTGCCHMFRTRTLAGQGGFDLRYSPSQYDDLDHDIRLLLSGRTPVYQGHLAVGHFKSTGSQGGEGQAQYGVGWANQYKLHQKFDQDTFRRAASVADRAAWEDALAKWRAVAPQ